A single window of Pseudoduganella plicata DNA harbors:
- a CDS encoding type IV pilus assembly protein FimV, translating to MSKLTSTAAIVLGIAVAGVDAAELGEANVRSHVGEQLVADVELVDLTPQDLADLQVRLASRNVFQGANVSMSPALAGMNITIAKRDARRVLHLTTSAPIQSEVLHLYFELTSAGRQSVRGVSLWLRAAPPAPPAPTPVPAAQPTRVAGAPVVSSAPESSPRSRPSGIAIQLATAGTPGRQATRAEAELMGAVERAFAARSAGKTAAPAPARAVPAVGATVIEKPASTPIKAVEKPVPAVHKIVEKPALADHKVTEKPAPATAKVAGKTSPAPAKPAEKPAVSIVPPLPVIAKPTEPVPVGPAADKALLKKLAELEAKLKSLQAAVAKNAAAPPAAAAPAAAPATTRSPDTKAPAPAAAAPAAVPASHVEQSAAVVTATEPPGRTAAGKITDARADKAALDREVASTAAAAREAGQPAAPAPAPEVRKAAPPPQEPVKEKKMSRPKVLTMIAAGSVALLLVVGVIVHLVRRRKAKQASAQIKVWQSWRKKAIAEAATAEEEAPAEAGAA from the coding sequence ATGTCCAAGCTCACTTCCACCGCCGCCATCGTTCTCGGGATCGCCGTCGCCGGCGTTGATGCCGCCGAGCTGGGCGAAGCCAACGTGCGTTCGCATGTGGGGGAACAGCTGGTTGCGGACGTCGAGCTGGTCGACCTGACCCCGCAGGACCTGGCCGACCTGCAGGTGCGCCTGGCCAGCCGCAACGTGTTCCAGGGCGCGAACGTGTCGATGAGCCCGGCGCTGGCCGGGATGAACATCACGATCGCGAAACGCGACGCGCGCCGCGTATTGCACCTGACGACCAGCGCGCCCATCCAGTCGGAAGTGCTGCATCTGTATTTCGAGCTGACGAGCGCCGGGCGCCAGAGTGTGCGCGGCGTGTCCTTGTGGCTGCGTGCCGCGCCCCCGGCACCGCCCGCGCCCACACCGGTACCGGCGGCGCAGCCGACCAGGGTCGCGGGCGCGCCGGTCGTGTCGTCGGCGCCCGAATCCTCCCCGCGGTCCCGTCCGTCCGGTATCGCGATACAACTTGCCACCGCCGGGACGCCGGGGCGGCAGGCAACCAGGGCCGAGGCGGAGCTGATGGGCGCCGTCGAGCGCGCGTTCGCCGCGCGGTCGGCCGGAAAGACGGCAGCACCGGCGCCAGCGCGTGCCGTGCCGGCGGTTGGAGCAACGGTAATCGAAAAGCCCGCATCCACGCCGATCAAGGCCGTTGAGAAGCCGGTGCCAGCCGTTCATAAAATTGTCGAGAAGCCTGCACTGGCCGATCATAAGGTCACTGAAAAACCCGCGCCCGCGACCGCAAAGGTCGCCGGCAAGACCTCACCCGCGCCGGCAAAGCCCGCGGAAAAGCCGGCAGTATCGATCGTGCCGCCGCTGCCTGTCATCGCGAAGCCGACGGAGCCGGTCCCGGTCGGGCCGGCCGCGGACAAGGCATTACTCAAGAAGCTGGCCGAGCTGGAAGCCAAGCTGAAGTCGCTGCAGGCGGCGGTGGCGAAAAATGCGGCTGCGCCGCCAGCGGCTGCCGCACCGGCCGCCGCACCGGCCACAACTAGGTCGCCGGATACCAAAGCGCCGGCACCGGCCGCTGCGGCGCCGGCCGCCGTGCCGGCGAGCCACGTCGAGCAAAGCGCTGCGGTCGTCACGGCAACGGAGCCGCCGGGCCGCACAGCGGCCGGCAAGATCACGGATGCGCGTGCGGACAAGGCAGCGCTGGACAGGGAGGTTGCGTCGACAGCTGCGGCGGCGCGCGAAGCCGGCCAGCCGGCCGCACCCGCGCCCGCGCCGGAGGTAAGGAAAGCGGCGCCGCCGCCCCAGGAGCCCGTCAAGGAGAAGAAGATGTCGCGGCCGAAGGTGCTGACGATGATCGCTGCCGGCAGCGTGGCACTGCTGCTCGTCGTCGGCGTCATCGTCCATCTGGTGCGCCGCCGCAAGGCGAAACAGGCCAGCGCGCAGATCAAGGTGTGGCAGAGCTGGCGCAAGAAGGCCATTGCCGAGGCGGCAACGGCGGAAGAGGAAGCGCCCGCCGAAGCCGGGGCTGCCTGA
- a CDS encoding CsbD family protein — translation MNSDQIKGKAKEIGGKIQQEAGELVGSSKQQVDGLKNQAEGKVQKKVGDARDAVDDALDTNSTIDRGNR, via the coding sequence ATGAACAGCGATCAGATCAAAGGCAAGGCAAAGGAAATCGGCGGCAAAATCCAGCAGGAAGCCGGCGAGCTGGTAGGCAGCTCGAAGCAGCAGGTCGACGGCCTGAAAAACCAGGCTGAAGGCAAAGTGCAGAAAAAAGTGGGCGACGCCCGCGATGCAGTGGACGACGCGCTGGACACCAATAGCACGATCGACCGCGGCAACCGTTAA
- a CDS encoding flagellar protein FliT: MTSTEVLSMYENIAGLTGKMAVAAQMGDWNGLDRLENQCAAAAVPAIGGVPKLEGSARQRKIDLLRQILANDRAVRDVTEPWMGQLNG; encoded by the coding sequence ATGACCTCCACCGAAGTTCTCTCCATGTACGAAAACATTGCCGGCCTGACGGGCAAGATGGCGGTGGCGGCGCAGATGGGCGACTGGAATGGCCTGGATCGGCTGGAAAATCAGTGTGCAGCCGCTGCCGTGCCCGCGATTGGCGGCGTGCCCAAGCTGGAAGGTTCGGCCCGCCAGCGCAAGATCGACCTGCTCAGGCAGATTCTCGCCAACGACCGCGCCGTGCGCGACGTGACGGAGCCATGGATGGGCCAGCTGAACGGCTGA
- a CDS encoding HDOD domain-containing protein has protein sequence MTLQELFDNPAALPTAPKVVQDLIQSFDKASVSTEDVARKVALDPVLSAKLLRLANSAYYNVSRSIGTVEDAVLMLGFVAVRTLVISSGLVNGFKEVTGLDLKQFWRYSMHTAVAGKWMAKKTRDNQELAFTIGMMHAIGELLLHSAAPEQAQALDANTAPLAQHRLDVEKRTLGFGYAEVGAELARRWQFPAEFSDAIEAFPTPLATSPVNRLSALVHLGAWRARAELEQQTEEQLRASAPADVAASLGLTTEMLIDDMPPLDELSAGLEEMFR, from the coding sequence ATGACACTGCAGGAATTGTTCGATAACCCAGCCGCGTTGCCCACAGCGCCGAAGGTCGTGCAGGATCTGATCCAGAGTTTCGACAAGGCGTCCGTGTCCACCGAGGATGTGGCGCGGAAAGTCGCGCTCGATCCGGTGCTGAGCGCGAAACTGCTTCGCCTTGCCAACTCCGCTTATTACAACGTGTCGCGCAGCATTGGTACCGTCGAGGACGCCGTACTGATGCTGGGATTTGTTGCCGTGCGCACGCTCGTCATCAGTTCCGGCCTCGTCAATGGCTTCAAGGAAGTGACAGGGCTGGATCTGAAGCAGTTCTGGCGCTACAGCATGCACACGGCCGTGGCCGGCAAATGGATGGCAAAGAAGACGCGCGACAACCAGGAGCTGGCATTTACGATCGGCATGATGCACGCGATCGGCGAACTCCTGTTGCATTCGGCGGCGCCCGAGCAGGCCCAGGCACTGGACGCGAATACAGCGCCGCTGGCCCAGCATCGGCTTGACGTCGAAAAACGCACGCTGGGCTTCGGCTATGCCGAGGTCGGGGCGGAACTGGCCCGCCGCTGGCAGTTCCCTGCCGAATTCTCGGACGCGATCGAAGCGTTCCCCACGCCGCTCGCGACGAGCCCGGTCAACCGGCTGTCCGCCCTCGTCCACCTCGGCGCATGGCGCGCCCGTGCCGAGCTGGAACAGCAAACCGAAGAACAGTTACGGGCAAGCGCCCCCGCGGACGTGGCGGCCAGCCTGGGGCTGACGACGGAAATGCTGATCGACGATATGCCGCCGCTGGACGAGCTCAGCGCCGGGCTGGAAGAAATGTTTCGATAG
- the fumC gene encoding class II fumarate hydratase, protein MESRIERDSFGPIDVPADRLWGAQTQRSLHHFHISTERMPPELIAALAQVKRAAARVNVDLGVLDSTKADAITRAADEVLEGRHAGEFPLAVWQTGSGTQSNMNMNEVLANRGSELLGGVRGEERKLHPNDDVNKGQSSNDIFPTAIHVAAATAVATDVLPALRQLRATLDAKAQAFADIVKIGRTHLQDATPLTLGQEFSGYVAQLDHAERALTNALPAVLELAAGGTAVGTGLNAHPEYATRIAAELAERLNLPFRSADNKFAALAGHEALIAAHGALKTLAAAMFKIANDVRWMASGPRSGLGEITIPENEPGSSIMPGKVNPTQCEAITMLCCQVFGNDVAITMGGASGNFELNVYKPLLAHNFLQSARLLADGMRSFDEHCAQGIEPNRERIGELMERSLMLVTALAPHIGYDRAAQIAKKAQHEGTTLRDAALALGFVTAEQFEGWIVPLAMTRPDAKG, encoded by the coding sequence ATGGAAAGCAGAATCGAACGCGACAGTTTCGGCCCGATCGACGTCCCGGCGGACCGGCTGTGGGGCGCCCAGACGCAGCGCTCGCTGCACCACTTTCACATCTCCACGGAACGCATGCCGCCGGAGCTGATCGCCGCGCTGGCGCAGGTGAAGCGGGCGGCGGCACGCGTCAACGTGGACCTTGGCGTACTGGACAGCACCAAGGCGGACGCCATCACGCGCGCTGCGGATGAAGTCCTGGAAGGCAGGCACGCGGGCGAATTTCCGCTGGCCGTCTGGCAGACGGGTTCCGGCACGCAATCGAATATGAACATGAACGAAGTGCTGGCCAACCGCGGTTCCGAACTGCTGGGCGGCGTGCGCGGCGAAGAGCGCAAGCTGCACCCGAATGACGACGTCAACAAGGGCCAGTCGTCCAACGATATCTTCCCGACGGCGATCCATGTGGCCGCCGCCACGGCCGTCGCGACCGACGTGCTGCCGGCACTGCGCCAGTTGCGCGCCACGCTGGACGCCAAGGCGCAGGCATTTGCCGACATCGTCAAGATCGGCCGCACCCACCTGCAGGATGCGACCCCGCTGACCCTCGGCCAGGAATTTTCCGGCTACGTTGCCCAGCTGGACCATGCGGAGCGAGCGCTCACCAATGCCCTGCCCGCCGTGCTGGAGCTGGCTGCGGGCGGCACCGCCGTCGGCACGGGCTTGAATGCGCACCCGGAATACGCCACCAGGATCGCGGCCGAACTGGCAGAGCGGCTGAACCTGCCGTTCCGCAGCGCCGACAACAAGTTTGCCGCGCTGGCCGGTCACGAGGCCCTTATCGCGGCGCATGGCGCTTTGAAAACGCTGGCAGCTGCAATGTTCAAGATCGCCAACGACGTGCGCTGGATGGCGTCCGGCCCCCGCTCCGGCCTGGGCGAAATCACCATTCCAGAGAACGAGCCAGGCAGCTCGATCATGCCGGGCAAGGTCAACCCAACCCAATGCGAAGCCATCACGATGCTGTGCTGCCAGGTGTTCGGGAACGACGTGGCCATCACGATGGGCGGCGCTTCCGGCAATTTCGAACTGAACGTCTACAAGCCGCTGCTGGCGCATAATTTCCTGCAGAGCGCGCGCCTGCTGGCCGACGGCATGCGCAGCTTCGACGAACATTGCGCCCAGGGCATCGAACCCAACCGCGAACGCATCGGCGAACTGATGGAACGCTCGCTGATGCTGGTCACGGCGCTGGCCCCGCACATCGGGTATGATCGCGCCGCGCAAATTGCCAAGAAAGCCCAGCACGAAGGCACCACGTTACGCGACGCCGCGCTGGCGCTGGGGTTCGTCACGGCGGAGCAGTTCGAAGGGTGGATCGTGCCGCTGGCAATGACCCGGCCGGACGCGAAGGGCTGA